The uncultured Umboniibacter sp. genome includes the window CCATCAATCACCAACTTATTCTTTGCGGATAACGCAGCGAATGCCGAAGTTTTTGGTCTTGAAGGCGATGTAGTTTGGGCTCCATTGAACATTGAAGGATTGATGGTTAATGCCTCATTCTCAATGCTCGATACTGAAATCACCGAAGTATTGACGCCAACTGACGACGTAAACAAAGGCGACTCACTGGCTTTCGCACCAGAACTTCAGGTTACCCTCTCGGCTCGCTATGAGTGGCCGGTTTTCGAGAACTTCACTGCCCACGTTATGCCACACGCTTCTTATTCTGACACGGTGTATACGGATATCATTGATATCAACCGCTTAGAACTAGATTCTTGGATGCTGTTGGGACTAACGGCCGGCGTGAGCGCCGACGAGTGGACCCTTGAAGGCTACATTGACAATCTTAGCGATGAGAAGGCCGAAATTTCCGGTAATTTCAACTTCGACCGCGCGCGCATCAATTACGCTCGCCCTCGCACGATTGGTGTTAGAATGAGCTACTCATTCTAAATCACTAGTCCATGTGCCGCAGATACTGCGGCACATGACTTTCTCGGAGTTACACTTGAACAACCTGGACCTAGCTGAGACACACCAACAACTCGAGCAATTACTGCGCGCTAAACAATACCAAACTGCGATTCGTCAAGCCGAGCAAGCGCTAGTTCTTTTTCCCGATGATCCTCATTTATTATACCTAGGCGCTGTAGCGGCACGTTACGACCGTCAGTTCGATATTGCACAGCAACTTATTGACCAGCTCCTCAGTAAAGATCCAAGTTTTGGCAGAGCCTATCAAGAAAAGGCACACCAACTCAGAGATCAGGATCAATTAGATTCCGCCTATCATTTTTACCAACTTGCCGTGCGCCACAACAATGCATTAGTTGCAGCATGGACCGAAATGACCCGCGCCGAACAGCGTCGTGGTGACCTCGTTGCAGCGCAGATCTCCCAACAGCAAGTCAACTATCTATCAAGCTTAGTAAAACCCCTTCAAGTCGCGCTAGACCACTGCAACGAAGGTCGCTACGTCAAGGCAGAGAAACTTTGTCGTCTCGTTTTATCTAAGCAACCCAAGAATATCGAAGCGATGCGGCTATTAGCCGAGATTGGCATTAAGCTTGGCGCGATGGACGACGCCGAGACCTTACTCGAGCACGCCGCAACTTGGGCACCTGAGAACCTTAGAGTTCGCACCGAGTACGTGCAGTTACTTCGCAAACGTCAGAAATACGAGGCCGCTCTAGCTGAGAGCAATAAGCTTCATCAGGCATTCCCCGACAACAGTCAATGTCAAGCCATCTACGCTATAGAGCTCATGCAAGTTAGCCGCTACGATGAAGCGATTGCGATGTTCAATATTATTCTTCTTAAGCAACCTAATGACCCCATTACACTGGTATCTAAGGCTCATGCATTAAAAACCAAGGGCCAGCAAGCCGAAGCCGTTGCCTGTTATCGCCAAGCAATTGAAGCGAAGCCTGAACATGGTGAGGCTTGGTATTCACTCGCCAATCTTAAGATGATTGATTTTAGTGATGATGAAGTTGCGCAAATGAAGGAATTGATGACTAAGCGCCAGGAACTCGCCGGCATTGATCAAACCTATTTGAGTTTCGCTCTTGGCAAGGCAATGGAGGATAGAGAGGCCTTTAGCGAATCCTTCAATTATTACTCGCAGGGTTGTGAACTTAAGAAGCAGCAGTCTAATTATCGCGGCGACGCAATTACTGATGAAGTGGACCGTCAAATAGCCAATATCGACTTCAAGTTTGCGAACACATCCACTCAACTCGGCGCCCAAGCAAATGATCCTATCTTTATCGTAGGTCTACCCCGAGCTGGTTCTACTTTGCTAGAACAAATCTTAGCCTCGCACAGTCAAGTTGACGGCACGCTAGAGCTACCGAACATCCTCGCACTGGTTCATCAACTTAGACGCGGTACCGATCAGAATCCGGCGGGGAATTATCCCGAGTGCATTAAGGATCTTTCAGCTGATGAACTCAGAGCATTTGGCCAAGCTTATATTGACGACACTCAGGTGCACCGTGAGGACGCGCCCTTCTTTATTGATAAGATGCCGAACAACTTCCGTCACATTGGCTTAATTAAAAGCATTCTACCCAACGCAAAAATTATTGACGCTCGACGTCATCCCATGGCCTGTTGCTTCTCTGGTTTCAAACAATTATTCGCTGAAGGCCAAGAGTTCTCCTATTCCCTGGCAGATATTGGCCACTATTACGCTGATTATATTCGCCTAATGGATCACTGGCACAGCATTTACCCGGGTGAGATTTTGACCGTGAACTACGAAGACGTGGTAGATGATTTAGCTGGCCAAGTACAGTCTATTCTAAACTACTGCGAACTACCCTTTGAAGCGACCTGTATAGACTTCCACAGTAATCAGCGCTCAGTACGAACCGCCAGTTCTGAACAGGTGCGAAAGCCTATTTACCGTCAAGGGGTTGACCAATGGCGTAACTTCGAACCATGGTTAGGTGAATTAAAGAATGCGCTGGGCAGGGCTTATCTGGATTAGAATTCAGAGGCTCCGCGAGCACTTATTAAGGTTGTATCGACTCGGAGAATTCGCTAATTAACGATACATTCAAAAGACTGCAGTTCTAGCTGCCAGTCCCCGTCATCATCGATTCGATACAAACGGTCGTACTGACTCTCATCCAGATCTTCTACCTTGCCGGAGGTAATTAACCTAAATAGCTGCGGAGTGGTATTGGAATGGCCCACTACTAACACATCTCCCTCATACGTAGCCAGAGCGCGGGAAAAACTTGCGAGATCCCTTGGGTTATATTCTTGCAGTGTTAAATGATGATCCTGAGCGACGGGAGCAGCCGTTTCGCGCGTTCGCAGATAGGGCGTAGTGAAGACTGCCGTGATCGGAACTGACGAAAAGTATAACGCCAACCACTGGGCGCGTTGCCTACCACAATCGGTAAGGCCCGGATCCTCGCCTTCCAGTTTTTCTGCATGCCGAACGAGGTAGATATCGGCCGCTACGTCCGCGGGGACCATCATCGATAAACTCATTGCCGCTAACGCGACGCGGGATAGTGAAAGCTTCAGCGATAATTTTCGGAACAGGCCTTGTACGAATACGTGAAAAAGGTCCATTTTAATCCTCGTTAGTGGGGGTGTTACTTTACGCTCTTGGTCCAGATAGCGAAAGTCTTCGCTACGACACTGAGGGTCGTGTCGTGTTAGCTAAGCTGGATTTCACACCATCCTCGGGCGGGGACGCCACCGGTATCATGGCAACTTTACTTGCAACGTCTATCGCCAAGCTTGGCGCCGAGGTCCATTTGCCACCAAAGACATTACATAACCTTCCAACCACTTCAATCTCTGCTTCACGTGAAGCTTTAGACATACCCTCACCGGATTGCACAATAGGTCTAACTCCAGAGGTCGTCGCCACCACATCGTCAGGACTTAAGGCTCGTTTGAAATAGCGATTGTAAATCTGACTCAGATAGCTCTTTTCATCCGCGCTAATTCCCGTATTGGCCGGGCCAGCTTGGCTCACCTCAGTAGTACCAAAGAGAGTTTTACCGTCGAGAGGCAGCGCAAAAACTACGCGTTTCGCATCATCCTGTAGCACCACGCCATGAGCTATCTGCCTATCAATGATCAAATGACTGCCACGAACGTAATCCAAATGAAAGCGACTGCTAATCCCCGAAGTCCTCAGGATGTTACTTGCCCATGGGCCGGCCGCGTTAACCACCTTATCAAAATGCAGGTTCTCGCCTTCAAGCAATTCCACCTCACCATCAACACTAAGACGGCTCACTACACACTGTGTCTTGATCGTTACGCCCAAAGTTTTAAGCTCGCTAATAATTTCCATCATCAGCGCTTGATCGTCCATCATGACGTCAAAGTAACTCCACGCCCCCACTAAATCGCCATGTTTTGCATCGGGAAAGCGGGTCATGTACTGATAGCGACTCCACCAGCGACTAGCACCCAGTGAATATCGCCCGCTTAGCCACTGGTAGAGTTTTACTCCGGCGCCAATTAGCCAACGACTGCGAGTTTGATTGCGGTGGATGGGGATGAAATTCTCGACTACCCGCGTGTGCTGCGGGTAGCGTTTAAGCCAACTGGAGCGTTCCATCAGCGCATGGTAGACAAATCGCAGCTGCCCGTGTTCTAAGTACCGCAGCCCTCCGTGAAGCATCCTAGATGAAGCCGACGAAGTTGCCTGCCCAAGTTCGGCACGTTCAATAAGCGTTACGGCGTTACCTTTAAGTGCAAGCTCGCGAGCAATACACAGTCCGTTTATACCACCGCCGACGACACCAATCTTTATCGCATTTTTTGATTTATTAGGCACCAGAAAACTCCCCTTTGATACCTTAAATTTAGCAGCCTATTAGCTCCTACGCTCGACATTTTTATCAATGGTCGAAAATGCGGTTGAATGGCCTTGGGTAGTCGCCAAAACGAAAAAAGCCCACACTGAGGTGGACTTTACATTAGTTAAGCGGCTTAAGATCTTTTCTAGAACTCGTATCGAAGTCCTAAGCTATAGCTACTACCCACAGTTTGCTCAACGATCGCTGTGTCACCTTGCTGGAACTCAACCTTTTCGTCCAATACGTTCTGAACTTTTAAGCGGATACGTAGTTCATCAAGCGGAAACACATCCACGTTGAGATCCAGCGAGTTAAACGGCTGTTCATAGGCGTCTGGAGCACCCGCTCGTCCTGCGAAGACGAGTCGTTCACCAGCGATATTGTAAACCATGTTCGCGGCAATCAAACCACCATCTGAGTCATAGCCTAGTGTGGCATTCGCCACCCATTCAGAATGACCGTTCATACGTCGGTTGTTATTAGTTAGGCCGATATCAGTTTCTGAAATTTGAATTTCAGAATCTGATAGCGTCACGTTACCACTAACAAAAAGACCTGAACTGATGGCGGACAAGTCCTTTAACGCTTCGAACTCAACCCCGTAAACCTCTGCTGAGTCAGCGTTAACAAAGCCAATCACCACATTGTCATCAGAGCCCGGTCGCTGGATAGCTTCGATCGGCGCGCTGATATCTTTGTAGAACAGCGTAGAAGTAAAACTATCGCCATTATCAAAGAACCATTCAAACCGCAGATCCGCATTACTGAGATCAGAAGGTTCCAACAGTGGGTTACCCACAACTCGGAATTCGGTAATGGTATCAATATACGTGGCGTCAGAAACTTCACGTAAATCGGGTCGCACTACCGTTTGCGAGAGCGAAGTGCGTACCTGAAAGGTTTCAGCGCCTAAGAAGTTGTCACTGCTATAAGTAAGCGCTAAAGAGGGATACCAATCATCGGAGATACTAAAAGAATCAGCAATCTCTTGTTCCGTCATGCCGATAGGATCACTCGTATAGTTCAGGCTGTCATAGGGCAGCGAGAACTGAGTGTACTCTTCCCAGCGAATGCCAGCGTTTAAGC containing:
- a CDS encoding tetratricopeptide repeat-containing sulfotransferase family protein; this translates as MNNLDLAETHQQLEQLLRAKQYQTAIRQAEQALVLFPDDPHLLYLGAVAARYDRQFDIAQQLIDQLLSKDPSFGRAYQEKAHQLRDQDQLDSAYHFYQLAVRHNNALVAAWTEMTRAEQRRGDLVAAQISQQQVNYLSSLVKPLQVALDHCNEGRYVKAEKLCRLVLSKQPKNIEAMRLLAEIGIKLGAMDDAETLLEHAATWAPENLRVRTEYVQLLRKRQKYEAALAESNKLHQAFPDNSQCQAIYAIELMQVSRYDEAIAMFNIILLKQPNDPITLVSKAHALKTKGQQAEAVACYRQAIEAKPEHGEAWYSLANLKMIDFSDDEVAQMKELMTKRQELAGIDQTYLSFALGKAMEDREAFSESFNYYSQGCELKKQQSNYRGDAITDEVDRQIANIDFKFANTSTQLGAQANDPIFIVGLPRAGSTLLEQILASHSQVDGTLELPNILALVHQLRRGTDQNPAGNYPECIKDLSADELRAFGQAYIDDTQVHREDAPFFIDKMPNNFRHIGLIKSILPNAKIIDARRHPMACCFSGFKQLFAEGQEFSYSLADIGHYYADYIRLMDHWHSIYPGEILTVNYEDVVDDLAGQVQSILNYCELPFEATCIDFHSNQRSVRTASSEQVRKPIYRQGVDQWRNFEPWLGELKNALGRAYLD
- a CDS encoding phosphoglycerate mutase family protein, whose product is MDLFHVFVQGLFRKLSLKLSLSRVALAAMSLSMMVPADVAADIYLVRHAEKLEGEDPGLTDCGRQRAQWLALYFSSVPITAVFTTPYLRTRETAAPVAQDHHLTLQEYNPRDLASFSRALATYEGDVLVVGHSNTTPQLFRLITSGKVEDLDESQYDRLYRIDDDGDWQLELQSFECIVN
- a CDS encoding FAD-dependent oxidoreductase, translated to MPNKSKNAIKIGVVGGGINGLCIARELALKGNAVTLIERAELGQATSSASSRMLHGGLRYLEHGQLRFVYHALMERSSWLKRYPQHTRVVENFIPIHRNQTRSRWLIGAGVKLYQWLSGRYSLGASRWWSRYQYMTRFPDAKHGDLVGAWSYFDVMMDDQALMMEIISELKTLGVTIKTQCVVSRLSVDGEVELLEGENLHFDKVVNAAGPWASNILRTSGISSRFHLDYVRGSHLIIDRQIAHGVVLQDDAKRVVFALPLDGKTLFGTTEVSQAGPANTGISADEKSYLSQIYNRYFKRALSPDDVVATTSGVRPIVQSGEGMSKASREAEIEVVGRLCNVFGGKWTSAPSLAIDVASKVAMIPVASPPEDGVKSSLANTTRPSVS